One stretch of Armatimonadota bacterium DNA includes these proteins:
- a CDS encoding SUMF1/EgtB/PvdO family nonheme iron enzyme: protein MLPKKAGGLAIAVLLLLVCIPGIWGGPVLAQGALSHPRAVVHPPSGRRHRTNLKDGAEMVWIPPGPFQMGDSDQGDNPPHTVRLSGFWMYRNDVTVTEYRRFCRATGRSLPYAPEFDPAWSKGDRPVVNVTWADAAAYARWAGCALPTEAQWEKAARGTDRRKYPWGSHFDTSKLWCSKSKLGDAGGTTAVGHYGMSPYGCSDMAGNVKDWCRDWYHKAFWSGRAGEQPDPVDLAPGQSRVVRGGPWGYNDPLNFRSSYRYYSLPAYISDDLGFRCVLRAGSP from the coding sequence ATGTTGCCAAAAAAGGCAGGTGGACTGGCGATCGCTGTGCTCCTGCTGCTTGTCTGCATCCCTGGGATATGGGGCGGACCGGTTCTGGCGCAGGGCGCGTTGTCTCATCCCCGGGCGGTTGTTCATCCACCCTCCGGGAGGCGCCACCGGACCAATCTGAAAGACGGCGCGGAGATGGTCTGGATACCGCCGGGTCCCTTCCAGATGGGTGACAGCGATCAGGGTGACAACCCACCGCATACGGTGAGGCTGAGCGGTTTCTGGATGTATCGAAACGATGTGACGGTGACGGAGTACCGCAGGTTCTGCCGGGCGACGGGTCGGTCGCTGCCGTACGCGCCTGAATTCGACCCGGCCTGGAGCAAGGGCGATCGCCCGGTTGTCAACGTGACGTGGGCCGACGCTGCAGCGTACGCGCGGTGGGCAGGCTGCGCGCTGCCGACGGAGGCGCAGTGGGAGAAGGCCGCGCGTGGCACGGACAGGCGGAAATACCCGTGGGGCAGCCACTTTGACACCTCCAAACTCTGGTGCAGCAAGTCCAAGCTTGGCGACGCAGGCGGCACGACGGCGGTGGGCCACTACGGTATGAGCCCCTACGGCTGCAGCGACATGGCCGGGAACGTGAAGGACTGGTGCCGGGACTGGTACCACAAAGCTTTCTGGAGCGGTCGCGCCGGCGAGCAGCCGGACCCCGTGGACCTTGCGCCGGGACAGTCTCGGGTTGTGCGCGGCGGACCATGGGGCTACAACGATCCGTTGAACTTTCGCTCGTCGTACCGGTACTACAGCCTCCCGGCGTACATCAGCGACGACCTCGGCTTCCGTTGTGTTTTGCGCGCGGGCTCGCCGTGA